TTGATGAAGTGGGAACGCAGCCTCCGACCACACCGCGTGTACTGCTGTTCTCCAATAAGAACATCTACGAGCGGAAGGTCTGGCGCTGCTCGTTTAACGAGTTCGCGGGCATCTTGCAGCAGATTGATGCGGTGGAGGTCGTTGCCCCGAAGCCGACCAGTTGGTATCGCAACGGCAAACGGCTGGTTTCAAGGCTAGGAGAGTATCTCAGTACTCCTCTGAACCCCGGCGTTCAGAAAGTCGTGCTGGACAGGGAATACGACATCTTCGCTGCCTTCATCGAGGTACCGTCCGAGCTTTTCCATCTCTGCGCCGTCGACGACTGGAAACGCCGTTGTAAGACCTCCGTCTGCTGGGTGATTGAGTTCTACGTCAAAGATATTCCGATGTTCAAGAGCGCGCTGGAAGTGCTCTCGCGCTTTGACCATGTCGTCTTCATGGCGCAGGCGATCGAGCCCTTTCGCAAATGGGTCGGAGAGGCCAGCGGTTATTTGGCTCCAGGGGTTGATGCCATACGATTCTGCCCTTTTCCAAACCCGCCGCGGAGAAGCATTGACGTCCTCAGCATCGGCCGCAGATCGTCGGAAACCCATCATGCGCTGCTCCAGTTGGCCCGCGACGACGGGTCTTTCTATGTGTATGACACCATCAACAGCCTGGACGGTTACGATCTCGAAGAGCACCGGCTGCTATACGCCAATATGGCCAGGCGCAGCCGCTATTTCCTGGTCAATCCGGGAAAGATCAACAAACCCAAAGAGACCGGAGGACAGCACGAGTTCGGGTACCGTTATTTCGAGGCGGCCGCGGCCGGCACTCTCATGATCGGCGAGCGGCCGCAGAACAACAAAGAGTTTGATCGGATTTTCCACTGGGACGGCGCCGTCATTGATCTGCCTTTCGGCTCAGACCGCGTTGGGAACATCATCCGGGAAGTAGATATGGACCCAGAGCGGGAGAGCCGAATTCGTAAGCAGAACATCACTGAATGCCTCTTGCACCATGACTGGGCCTATCGCTGGGAATCCATGCTCCAGTTGGCTGGGCTTGCTCCGTTGCCGGGTCTGGTGCAGCGCAAAGAGCGACTGCGGCAGCTCGCGAAACAGGTCCAGGAAGCGCGCGTCGAGCCCTGACGGTGCCGGCCAGAGCCTTGGCAGCCGGCTGGCCACCTTGATGACGACGTGAGCTGGACGATCGGTCCTCATTTGCTGGGCATTATCAGCCGCGCTGAGCATAGAGGCAGGTGACGGGCTTACTCGTCGACTTGCTGGGCCGCTGCTGCCCGCTCGCAACAGAATCCGAGAGCGCCATCATTGCGAAGGCTGACGCATCATCCGCACTCTGTAGTTCGCTATTTTTTCAAAGAGGGTTAAATCTATGAAGGTCGTTATTTTTTGTGGTGGATTGGGTCTGAGGTTGAGGGAGTATTCTGAAAACGTACCCAAGCCTCTGGTTCCCATTGGAGACCATCCCATCGTCTGGCACCTGATGAAGTACTATTCCCACTACGGGCACAAGGATTTCGTCCTTTGCCTCGGCCACAAGGGAGAGGCGATCAAGAAGTTCTTCCTCGACTACAATGAAGCCCTCTCCAACGACTTCGTCCTATCAAAGGCCGGTCGAAATGTGCAGCTCCTAAGCACCGACTTTGCGGACTGGCGGATCGCGTTCGTGGACACGGGCGCCAAGTCAATGGTCGGCGAACGCCTCTTGACCGTTCGCGAGCATGTCGGGAACGAGGAGGTGTTCTTGGCGAATTACGTGGACGGGTTGACTGACATTGACCTGAACATGGTTATCGAGCGCTTCCTCCAGTCCAAGAAGACAGCGTGCTTCGTATCCGTGCCGCCAACATCAACATTCCATCTGGTCGAAACCGATGGGGACTCTCAGGTGACGCGTATTAACCATGCCGGTACTTCGAATACCTGGATCAATGGCGGCTATTTTGTCTTTAAGCAGGGAATTTTTGACTACATTAGGCCTGGCGAGGATCTGGTAAACCAACCGTTCCAGCGGCTCATCGCGGCGCGGGAACTCATCACCATTAAGCATAGAGGTTTTTGGGCGTGTATGGATACCTTCAAGGAGCGGCAGCAGTTGGAAGACTTCTGGTCGAAGGGCGCCGCCCCCTGGCAGGTGTGGTCAAGCAATGGCAAGAAAACGGATGCAGAGACAGCTCCTGGCATCGGAGAACCACGGAAAGCGGGCGTAGTGACCGGCTCGGACAGCCTGTGATGCCGGCCCCTAAACCGCTGAAGCGGGTGCGCGTGGAAGAATGGTTTCGGCGACAGTTGAGAGCAGAGCTTCTTGTGCCCGGCAGGAGGTTGCGTGAGCAGTAGTTTGGGAATCACGACGGACAAGGATTCCGCAGCGGTGATAGAGGCAGGACATCTCCGCACCGATCATCTGCTCCACAACATTGGACGCCGTGCTGTCTCTGGCGGCTTCGTGACGGTTGGCGCACAGGCGGCTAAGTTTGTCCTCAACTTCACTGCGGCCGCTGTCCTGGCTCGTCTGCTGAGTCCAAGAGATTTTGGACTGGTGGGCATGGTCCTCGGTGTCACCGCTCTGGTGGGGATATTCAACGTACTCGGTCTTTCAACAGCCACGGTACAGCGAGAGACGATTACGCAGCAACAGGTCTCCAACCTATTTTGGGTCAACGTCTCTGTCAGCGGGATCTTGGCTGTCATCTGCATCGGCCTCGCGCCCTTGATTGCGTGGTTTTATCACGATCCGCGGGTCGCGGCGATCATGCTGGCGCTGTCGCTGACCTTTCTTCTGACCGGCTCAACCGTCCAACATCAAGCTCTGCTGACTCGGCAAATGCGCTTTCGAGCGCTCGCCATCATTGATGTGACCTCGATGCTGGTTGGTTTTACGACGGCATGCTGCTTAGCCTGGTTTGGGTTTGCGTATTGGGCTTTGGTGGCCCAGCAACTGGTCAATGCAGCTGCCAGTCTCGTGCTCACGTGGTGCACGTCCGGATGGCGCCCGTCCATGCCAAGTCGGAACAGCGGCGTGCGGCCCATGGTGAGCTTCGGGGCGCACCTCACCATCGCCGACTTTGTCGGCCGCTTTTCGGTCAACAGCGACAACATCTTGATTGGACGTTTTTTCGGAGCGGGACCCCTCGGCCTCTACACGCGAGCGAACGTGCTGCTGGCACGTCCCTTAGAGCAAGTTCTCACTCCCATCGCCTCTGTTCTGGTACCCGTACTCTCGCGGCTCCAGTCTGATTCAGAACGGTATCGGCGGACCTTTATGCGCGCCTATGACACGCTGGCACTCATCGTTTTACCGTTCGCGGCGATGTGCCTCGCCTTAGCAAGGCCGCTGGTTCTGCTAATCCTCGGTCCGAAGTGGACGGATGCGATTCCCTTGTTTTCCGCCTTCGCGCTGGTCGCCGTGTCGTCGCCACTATCCGTCGTCGGTAGCTGGTTATTTGAGAGTCAGGGGCGAGGACGGGACCAGTTGCACAACCACACATTGGCCGGTGCCGTGACCGTAGGCGCCTTTCTGATAGGGTTGCGATGGGGGCCTCTCGGCATGGTCTTGTCGCTTGCGTTCACGAGCCTGGTGATCCGTTTGCCGATTGTCTACTACTTGGCTGGGCGACGTGGTCCGGTGACTACTGGCGATCTATGGATTGGCTTCTTGTCCCATTTGCCCTGCTGGGGAGCAGTGTATCTTACGACGACCCTGGCGTATAAGGCGGTCGACCATGCCGCTCCCATCGTACAGTTGCTTGTGTGTGGTCCCGTCGGATTAGCAACGGGAGCTGCGCTGATTTTCATGTTTCGTCGACCACGCCAGAGCGCCTTCTATGCCTGGAACACAGTTAAAAGTACGTTGGTACGACAGAGGAGTGGTGCAACATCATGAGCAGTCCAGTGAACACTGAGACGGCGCCGCCCCGCCAAAGCAAGCTGCTTTCGCCGGCTGCAAGCAAGAAGTCGAAAATCGCCTTCTTTGGGATCTTTGGAATGCAGAACCTCGGTAACGAGTGCACGCTGCAGGCAATACTGCACAACGCTCGCGAACAGCTGCCCGGTCGAGAGATCTACGGCATCTCCTATGGGCCCGATGACACTTCGCGCCGGCACAACATCACCTCGGTTGCCGTGTCCCAACAGAATTTCGATGGGGTCGTACGCCGGAGTGGTCTCGCAAGATTGCTGCGGATATGCCGGCGGATACCGGGCGAGCTGTCGGATTGGGTGAAGACAGTCAGAATCCTAAGGGGCACGGATCTGGTTGTCATGACGGGAACGGGGATGCTGACCGACTACAGCACCAACGCAGTCGGTTTTCCCTATAGTGTCTTCAGGTGGGCCGTTGCCGCACGCCTAGCGGGGTGCAAAGTACGGTTCGTCGGAGTTGGCGTAGGCCCGATTTACGAGCGGTTGAGCCGGTTCTTTATCCGGCACGCTCTGTCCCTAGCTGACTATAGGAGCTTTCGAGATCAATTCTCCAAGAACAGAATCGCGAAACTTTGTTTCGATAGCGGTAGAGATCCCGTGTTCCCGGACTTGGCATTCAGCCTGCCAATGAACCTTTTCCCGCAGCGCCCCAACCGAACACGCCGAACGCGGCAGGTGGGTCTTGGAGTCATGGACCACCGGGATGTACACCTTTCGAACCCAAATGAGCATCAGGCCGAATATTCCGCCTACCTTGAGAAGATGTGCGACTTCGTATCGTGGCTGGTTGAGCACGGTTACGCAGTTCGTATCCTTCAAGGCGATGCGAAGCATGACAGGAGCACAAGGGCCGAGCTCAAGGCGAGACTGGAGCGGCGAGGAATCCGCTACGATCAAGCTGGAATCACCGATGAGGACACTACTACGGTGGAAGAACTGCTGGCGCAGCTTGCAAAGGTCGATATCATAGTATCTCCACGGTTCCACAACCTTCTCCTAGGACTGATGCTCAATATCCCGGTTGTTTCCATCTCGTACGATCCGAAAAACGATGCGCTGCTGGACGGTTTTGGCTTAAGTAAGTACCGCCAGGCACTGGCCGATTTAGATGTGCAGAAACTCATCCACCAGTTCATGGATCTTGAGGTGCGAGCTGACGAACTCACACCGACATTTAGTAAGAAGGCAGCCGAATATCGCGGCCTCTTAGAGGAGCAGTATCACTCCATCTTCGGTGACATGTGACCGAACCGGAAAATACCTGTTGGCCTTATCCGTTGCAGTTGAGTCATAGTTTGATCGAAAGCCCCAGAGGTGTACATGATGGAAGCGACTGAGAATTACAGGACGAAAGACTACTGGATCGTCGAAAACGCACAATATGCCGAACCGAGTTTCCGACTCCGGAAATGCGCCCGAATCGTCAGTGAGATCGCGCGAGGCAGGACGTGCGACCTGCTCGATGTTGGATGCGGACCGGCCGCTCTCCGTGAATTGCTTAGCCCCAACGTTAGGTATTACGGCCTCGACATAGCAATCCAGGAACCGGCCAGCTACCTGCGGGAAGTCGATTTTGGCGGCAATGAGATCTCGTTCGATGAAAAACGCTTCGACATCGTCACGGCCTTGGGCGTATTCGAGTACATGGGGCAGTACCAGAGCAAAAAATTCGAGGAAATTAGGGACATTCTGAACAAAGACGGCAGGTTCATAATGTCCTACATTAACTTCGGGCATATGCGGCGCAAGGTATGGCCCAACTATAACAACGTACAGCCGATCGCAAGCATGGCGAAGAGCTTGAATGAAATATTTCAAATAGAAAGGTGCTTTCCGGCGTCTCATCATTGGCGCCCAAAACAGCCAGGAAAGCTTGCCATTCCGGCAATACAGATGCACCTGAACTTCAACATTCCCCTGCTTAGTCCATGGCTCGCCGTGGAATACTTTTTCATTTGCTCTCATCGCAAGTGAATCGGAAGCAGCCTGCTGCGCCGCGTGACGACGAAAATTGTCAGCCCGCACAGCCGCCTGTTAAGATGATCGCCGGCAACAGCATGCTGCGGAGTCGAAGATGAAGCCAGGGGCTTGCCTACGTTTCACGCCGACGGACGTCGTCGGCGCAATGTTGATCGATCCGATTCTGCGCAAAGATGACCGCGGACACTTCGCGCGAGCGTGGTGCATTCGGGAATTTGCGGAGCAGGGCATTAGTTTCGTGCCGCTGCAGGCGAATATCGGCTTCAATGTGCGGAAGGGAACCGTACGGGGCCTGCACTACCAAGCCGTGCCCGCACTCGAGGCCAAACTGATCCATTGCACCAGGGGATCCATTTTCGACGTCGTGCTCGACCTCCGACCCGAATCGCCATCGTATCGTAAATGGTACGGCACAGAGTTGAGCGCGGCGAACTACAGAATGTTGTACATCCCCGAGCGTTGTGCGCACGGATACCAGACTCTGGAGGATTGCACGGACGTGTACTATTTGACCTCGCATTTCTACAGCCCAAGCACGGAGCGTGGCGTGCGATACGATGATCCGATGTTCGGTGTTCAATGGCCTCTGCCCGCCACGGCAATCTCTGAAAACGATCGCAATTGGCCGCTCATGAACGCTACGAGCCTCCCATGATTGTAGATACCGCTCTTCGAGAACGTGAGGCCGCCGGCCATCCGATCCGCGTCGGGGTCGTCGGAGCAGGAGCTGCCGGGCGGGCCATCGCCCTGCAGCTCGGAACACCAGCACCGGGAATTCGCCTGGTGGCAATCGCGAACCGGACACCGGAGCATGGCGAACGTTCATTCCGCGAAGCCGGTTTCATGGAATGGCGTCATCCAGAGTCTGCTCGGGATGCTGCAACGGCAATCGCCCGTGGGCTCCCGGTGCTGACGGACGATCCCTCGGTGCTAACCACTTGCGATGCCATCGATGTGCTCGTGGAAGCCACGGGTACCATCGAGCCCGCGGCTCGCATGGTTCTCGACGCGTTCGACCACGGCAAGCATGTGGTCTTGGTGAATGCCGAACTCGATTCGCTCCTCGGCCCGATTTTGAAGGCGAAAGCAGACCGGGCGGGCGTGGTCATTACCCACACCGACGGAGAGGAACCGGGAGTGGCCATGACCCTCCTCCGTTATCTCCGATCGACGGGGCTCCGTCCCGTCGCGGCGGGTAACCTCAAAGGCATGGTCGACCACTATCGCACCCCCGAGACCCAGCGGGGATTTGCCGAGAAGTATGACCAGGATGTCAGGAAGGTCACCTCGTTCGCGGACGCTACGAAACTATCCATGGAGACGACGGTCCTCGCCAACGCGACCGGATTCCGTGCCGGCCGCCGCGGCATGTACGGGCCAGCCTGCGCGCACGTCCGGGAGATGGCAAACCTGCTGCCGGCCGACCAGATGCTCGACACCGGCCTTGTGGATTATGCGCTCGGCGCCGCGCCGCACACTGGCGCCTTCGTCATCGTTCACGAAGACTCGCCGCTCAAGAAAGCTCAGCTCGGGTACGTCAAACTCGGCGATGGTCCGTTCTACGTCTTTTACACACCATTTCATCTGCCTCACATCCAGATCGCCTCGACCATTGGTCGCGCGGCCATCCATCATGATCCAACCGTCGCTCCGATCGAGGGGCCGGTTTGCGAAGTGGTCGCGGTTGCCAAGCGCGATCTGAAGGCCGGTGAGCGTCTCGACGGTATTGGTGGGTTCTGCACGTATGGCCTGATTGACAACACCGCGGCAGCTCGTGGCATGGCTGCCCTGCCAATCAGCCTCTCAGAAGATTGCGTCCTGCGTCGAGATGTTGCCAAGGACGAGGCGCTTTCCTTCGATGACGTGGATGAACCAACTCGCGGCGTCGTCGACGGGCTCTGGCGCGAACAGATGGCACGCTGGCCACAGGCGAGGCGAGCAGCAGAGCGATAGCCTCGCGTTCGGAGTGATCCTCAGCACCGGACAACATCATGATGCCTAACCGTGCATACTGGAAAGGCCGCCGTGTGTTCCTCACCGGACACACCGGTTTTAAAGGTAGCTGGCTCTCCCTGTGGCTCGAAGCACTCGGGGCTGACGTCACGGGATACGCGCTCGCCCCCCCGACCGAGCCGAGCTTGTTTCAGCAGGCCGGGGTCGCCGACGCCGTGCACTCGATTTGCGCGGACATTCGCGATTTCGCGCGGCTCCAAACAGCGGTCGATGACTGCCATCCTGACGTCGTCATTCACATGGCTGCGCAATCCGTTGTGCGTCGTGGCTACGAGGATCCGATCGAGACGTATTCGTCCAATGTTATGGGGACCGTCCATCTCCTGGAGGCACTACGACAGCTCAAACACCGGTGCGTGGTGGTCAACGTCACCAGCGATAAGTGCTACGACAACCGCGAGTGGGTCTGGCCATATCGCGAGAACGATCCCATGGGCGGCCATGATCCTTACTCGAACTCAAAAGGTTGCGCGGAGCTGGTGACCGCCGCCTACCGGGAATCGTTTTTCCCTCCGGGCTCGCTCGAGCGCCACGGCGTGGCCCTCGCGAGCGCTCGCGCCGGCAATGTGATCGGAGGCGGCGATTGGACGGCGAACCAGCTCATTCCCGACCTGATGAAGGCTTTCCTTGCGGGGCAACCCTGCCTGATCCGCAACCCTTCCGCGATCCGACCATGGGAATTCGTTCTGGAGCCGCTGCGTGGATACCTCATGTTGGCGGAGCGGCTGACGGAGGACGGCGCCCGCTTCGCCACCGCCTGGAATTTCGGTCCTTCCGAGGAGGACGCCAAGCCGGTGTCCTGGATTGCAGACCGATTGTCATGCTCGTGGGGGGACCACGCCTCGTGGACTCACGACGGAGCCATGCACCCACAGGAGGCGCACACTCTCAAGTTGGATACCTCCAAAGCGAGGGCCTCCCTGGATTGGCATCCCATGCTTCCCTTGGGCCCGGCGCTCGACTGGATCGTCACCTGGTACCGTGCTTTTAAGGAAGGCGCAGATCTTCAAGGCCTCACCCGAGCACAGATCGAGCAGTATGAGGCCCTCTCCGAGAAGTGACGCCGACGCGCGGCGCCGGGCACGATCATGATCGGACAGCGCGCCAACAATAAGTGCTCAGCCTCGTGGGAATGCAGCCTTTGCCCATGCTTCTGAAGAGAAAACAGGCGTTAAAAGATCTTGCCGACAGAGTTGAGGAAGCTCACGTCGAGCGCCACGGCTCCCAGGTTCAATGACCCCGATCGCCCCAATGTCGGACCAGAAACCAGGAAACGACGCCGCCCGCGCGTTCCTGGATTACTTCTGCTGCCCACCTGAATGCGCTCCGTTTCGGGTGGCCGGCAACTTGCCTGTTAAGGAAGGATTTTTTCGTTTCGGACCGGCTCTGTGTTTCGGCAAAACGGCTGCCGCTTCCTGTAGCACTCCGGCCGAGACGCTATTCGATGCCTTTTCGACCGTCGAAACGTCGGCGGCGGGAGAGGTTCGTTTATGCTTCGACCCCACGCAGGTGGTCGAGAACCTTCGGCGAGAGCGGTACCAGGTTGACCGCAACCGAGAGCGTCTGCTGCGCAGATTGTATTATCGGATTCGGTCGGTTCTTCCGTCCTTCGTTCGCCAGTTGCTGCAGCGATACGTGACTCGCCAGAGGCGGGAAAGCGTATTTCCAGCGTGGCCGGTCGACTGCTCCGTCGAACAGATCTTCGAGACATTGATGGCATTGGCGATTCCGGCGGCGGGCGAGCGCGAAATTCCATTCATCTGGTTCTGGCCGGACGGGAATGAAGCAGCGCTCATGATGACGCACGATGTGGAGGAGAAAAGAGGAGTAGAACACTGCCAGATGCTGATGGACCTGGACGAATCCTTCGGTATCAAGGCGGCGTTTCAGTTGATCCCACAGGGCCGGTACCAGGATTTTGAGGAGATGGCCGCGTGCATTCGCGCCCGCGGCTTTGAGACGAACATCCACGACCTGGATCATGACGGCAGGCTGTATGAGCATGCGGAGCTGTTTCAACAGCGCGCGCGGAAGATCAATGAATATGCGCGGAAGTACGGTATGACGGGCTTTCGAGCCGGCTCGATGCATCGCAACCAGGATTGGTTCGGCATGCTGGATTTCCAGTACGAAATGTCTGTGCCTACCGTCTCGCACCTGGAGCCGCAAAAAGGCGGCTGCTGCACCGTGACTCCCTACTTTGTAGGCGGCGTGCTGGAGTTGCCCCTCACGACGATACAAGACCACGGCGTGTTCTATATCCTGGGTGAACGCTCCATTGACTTGTGGAAGCGGCAGATCGAGATCATCTCGGCCCATCACGGGTTAATCAGCTTCATCATCCATCCGGACTACATCGTGCACACAAGGGAGAGGGGCCTCTATCGCGAGCTTCTGGAATACATTTCGCGCCTGAGGCAGGAACGCAACATTTGGTTGGCGGTTCCGGGCGACATTAATCGTTGGTGGCGCGAGCGAAGCCAGATGCGGCTGGTGCAAGCAGGCGCCGGCTGGGAAATCCGCGGGAAGGGAAGTGAGCGGGCGCAACTGGCGTATGCAGGAATCGTCGATGGCAGAGTGTCCTATCGGATCGCGGACAAGCGCTTTAAGTGCTCGTCTGAAGGCCTGTCGGCGCGGGAAAAACTATCTTAGGCGTTCCATCGCGATCGCAGGAAATGATCGGCAGTCAACGATCCCCATCGGCGAGCGGCGCCGCCGTGATGCCCGTTTACCAAATTGACCCGCTTCAGGATCCTCGCTGGGAACCGTTTCTTCAAACCCATCCGCGCGCCTCGATATTCCATACGTCCGGCTGGCTGGAAGTGTTGCGTCGCACGTACGGATACGAACCGGTTGTATTTACAACTTCTCCTCCGAGCCAGCAGCTTGCCAATGGGATTGTGTTCTGCCGGATCCGTAGCTGGTTGACGGGATCGCGGCTGGTTTCGGTCGCGTTTGCCGATCACTGCCAGCCGCTGGTGCGAACCGCAGATGAATTCGTAGAGCTGGTTACGCATCTGCAACGTGCTTTTCCCAGCGAGAATTGCAAATACTTCGAGTTGCGATGCTTGAGCTCCGACGCACAGGACTTGGAAGCACACACTGGTCTCACCAAGAGTGCCTCCTTTTCCTTCCATTCTCTTGACCTCCGTCCCGATTTGGAGAGTTTGTTTCGCGGCCTTCACCCAAGCTGTGTACAACGGAAGATCCGCCGCGCGCAACGAGAGGGCTTGACGTACGATGAGGGGACCTCAGATCAGTTTCTAGAACAGTTCTACACTCTGATGGTGATGACCCGGCGCCGGCACGGCCTGCCTCCACAGCCATTCGCCTGGTTTCGGAATTTACGGGACTGCCTCGGCAGCAGACTGAAGATCCGTATCGCCTCCAACGATGGCCACCCGATCGCAAGTATTGTCACGGTTCAATACAAGAAAGCAATCGTGTACAAGTACGGGTGCTCCGACGCCCGCTTCCACAACCTGGGGGGCATGCCGCTTCTGTTTTGGCGCACCATCCAGGAGGGAAAAGAGCTGGGAATGCACGAATTGGATCTCGGCCGCTCCGATGCGGAGGACACCGGCTTGATTACATTCAAGGGCCACTTGGGCGCAGCCTCTTCTACGTTGAATTATTACCGCTACCCACCGCAATCTGTGGGAAGCGGTTTCCTCCGCAGAATGGCATTTGTCCCGAGGCTTTACGCGCGCTTGCCGATTTCATGGTTGAGGGCGGCAGGAAATTTTCTCTACCGACACGCCGGCTAGGGCTCATCATGATTCGAGAACAGATCACCTTGGGGCTTGGAATGACGAGGCATCAGGACGCCCCGGAATCCCAAAGAGCCAAGGAGGAGGGTCGTGGATGATCAACGTTGCCCTTAACGGCGGCGCCTCCAGGCCGTTAAACGTACTCTGCCTGGGCTGCCATTCCGACGACATCGAAATCGGCTGCGGGGGCACAATCCTCCGCCTGGCGGAGCAATATCCCGGATCTACGTTTCACTGGGTCGTATTGAGTGCCGTCGGCGTCCGCGAGGCTGAGGCGCAGCGTGCCGCCAGGATGTTCGTCGGCTCCGGCAATCTCCAAGGTCCGCTGCTGAAGGCGTTTCGCGACAGCTTTATGCCCTTCGAAGGGGCTGAAATCAAAGCTGTCTTTGAAGAGTTGAAGGCGGCCGTTTCGCCCGATTTGGTCCTCACGCATTATCGCAACGATGCCCACCAGGACCACCGGCTCATTGCGGAGTTAACCTGGAATACTTATCGGGACCATTTGATCTTGGAGTACGAGATCCCGAAGTATGACGGCGACCTCGGCCAGCCAAGCTTGTACATTCCGCTCTCCGCCGAGGTGTGCCAGAAAAAGGTGCGCTACCTCCTGGATGCCTTTCCGTCTCAGCGGACCAAACGCTGGTTTGAGGAGAGCACCTTCCTGGGACTCATGCGGCTGCGGGGCATGGAATGCAACGCTCCGAGCGGCTATGCCGAAGCCTTCTACTGTCGAAAACTAGTACTGTGAACCGGCCAGTGATGCGTTCCCGCACGCCATTGTTTCTCCTCTGGGTCGCCGTCGTTGTCGCGTTCTGCTGGGGTGTGCTGCGCGAAATTGTGAAGGCATCCCTGGAAAACGGGTTTAGCTCGCACATCGTGCTAATTCCGTTCATCACTGCCTACTTTATCTGGTCCGGACGCAAAACGATTTTTTCCAAGGCGGGCTATGGGGCAGGTCCCGGCGCGCTGGTTGCCGCCATCGGGATCCTCGGCTTCGTGTTGCTGGTGAATTTTTCGCCATTTGCCTCCGGACATACGCTGGTGGCGGCCAAGCTGATCGCCGTGTTCGCCATGATCATCGGCGGTTTCATTGGCTTCTACGGCGCGCATGCGTTCCAAGCCGCCCTGTTTCCATTCGCGCTGCTTCTGTTGATGTTGCCGCTGCCGAGTATTCTGATCGAAAAGGTTGTGTACTTTCTTCAGAAGGGATC
This window of the Terriglobia bacterium genome carries:
- a CDS encoding glycosyltransferase, which translates into the protein MAIDEVGTQPPTTPRVLLFSNKNIYERKVWRCSFNEFAGILQQIDAVEVVAPKPTSWYRNGKRLVSRLGEYLSTPLNPGVQKVVLDREYDIFAAFIEVPSELFHLCAVDDWKRRCKTSVCWVIEFYVKDIPMFKSALEVLSRFDHVVFMAQAIEPFRKWVGEASGYLAPGVDAIRFCPFPNPPRRSIDVLSIGRRSSETHHALLQLARDDGSFYVYDTINSLDGYDLEEHRLLYANMARRSRYFLVNPGKINKPKETGGQHEFGYRYFEAAAAGTLMIGERPQNNKEFDRIFHWDGAVIDLPFGSDRVGNIIREVDMDPERESRIRKQNITECLLHHDWAYRWESMLQLAGLAPLPGLVQRKERLRQLAKQVQEARVEP
- a CDS encoding glucose-1-phosphate cytidylyltransferase, which produces MKVVIFCGGLGLRLREYSENVPKPLVPIGDHPIVWHLMKYYSHYGHKDFVLCLGHKGEAIKKFFLDYNEALSNDFVLSKAGRNVQLLSTDFADWRIAFVDTGAKSMVGERLLTVREHVGNEEVFLANYVDGLTDIDLNMVIERFLQSKKTACFVSVPPTSTFHLVETDGDSQVTRINHAGTSNTWINGGYFVFKQGIFDYIRPGEDLVNQPFQRLIAARELITIKHRGFWACMDTFKERQQLEDFWSKGAAPWQVWSSNGKKTDAETAPGIGEPRKAGVVTGSDSL
- a CDS encoding lipopolysaccharide biosynthesis protein, whose product is MGITTDKDSAAVIEAGHLRTDHLLHNIGRRAVSGGFVTVGAQAAKFVLNFTAAAVLARLLSPRDFGLVGMVLGVTALVGIFNVLGLSTATVQRETITQQQVSNLFWVNVSVSGILAVICIGLAPLIAWFYHDPRVAAIMLALSLTFLLTGSTVQHQALLTRQMRFRALAIIDVTSMLVGFTTACCLAWFGFAYWALVAQQLVNAAASLVLTWCTSGWRPSMPSRNSGVRPMVSFGAHLTIADFVGRFSVNSDNILIGRFFGAGPLGLYTRANVLLARPLEQVLTPIASVLVPVLSRLQSDSERYRRTFMRAYDTLALIVLPFAAMCLALARPLVLLILGPKWTDAIPLFSAFALVAVSSPLSVVGSWLFESQGRGRDQLHNHTLAGAVTVGAFLIGLRWGPLGMVLSLAFTSLVIRLPIVYYLAGRRGPVTTGDLWIGFLSHLPCWGAVYLTTTLAYKAVDHAAPIVQLLVCGPVGLATGAALIFMFRRPRQSAFYAWNTVKSTLVRQRSGATS
- a CDS encoding polysaccharide pyruvyl transferase family protein, whose protein sequence is MNTETAPPRQSKLLSPAASKKSKIAFFGIFGMQNLGNECTLQAILHNAREQLPGREIYGISYGPDDTSRRHNITSVAVSQQNFDGVVRRSGLARLLRICRRIPGELSDWVKTVRILRGTDLVVMTGTGMLTDYSTNAVGFPYSVFRWAVAARLAGCKVRFVGVGVGPIYERLSRFFIRHALSLADYRSFRDQFSKNRIAKLCFDSGRDPVFPDLAFSLPMNLFPQRPNRTRRTRQVGLGVMDHRDVHLSNPNEHQAEYSAYLEKMCDFVSWLVEHGYAVRILQGDAKHDRSTRAELKARLERRGIRYDQAGITDEDTTTVEELLAQLAKVDIIVSPRFHNLLLGLMLNIPVVSISYDPKNDALLDGFGLSKYRQALADLDVQKLIHQFMDLEVRADELTPTFSKKAAEYRGLLEEQYHSIFGDM
- a CDS encoding class I SAM-dependent methyltransferase encodes the protein MMEATENYRTKDYWIVENAQYAEPSFRLRKCARIVSEIARGRTCDLLDVGCGPAALRELLSPNVRYYGLDIAIQEPASYLREVDFGGNEISFDEKRFDIVTALGVFEYMGQYQSKKFEEIRDILNKDGRFIMSYINFGHMRRKVWPNYNNVQPIASMAKSLNEIFQIERCFPASHHWRPKQPGKLAIPAIQMHLNFNIPLLSPWLAVEYFFICSHRK
- a CDS encoding dTDP-4-dehydrorhamnose 3,5-epimerase family protein, whose protein sequence is MKPGACLRFTPTDVVGAMLIDPILRKDDRGHFARAWCIREFAEQGISFVPLQANIGFNVRKGTVRGLHYQAVPALEAKLIHCTRGSIFDVVLDLRPESPSYRKWYGTELSAANYRMLYIPERCAHGYQTLEDCTDVYYLTSHFYSPSTERGVRYDDPMFGVQWPLPATAISENDRNWPLMNATSLP
- a CDS encoding NAD(P)-dependent oxidoreductase is translated as MIVDTALREREAAGHPIRVGVVGAGAAGRAIALQLGTPAPGIRLVAIANRTPEHGERSFREAGFMEWRHPESARDAATAIARGLPVLTDDPSVLTTCDAIDVLVEATGTIEPAARMVLDAFDHGKHVVLVNAELDSLLGPILKAKADRAGVVITHTDGEEPGVAMTLLRYLRSTGLRPVAAGNLKGMVDHYRTPETQRGFAEKYDQDVRKVTSFADATKLSMETTVLANATGFRAGRRGMYGPACAHVREMANLLPADQMLDTGLVDYALGAAPHTGAFVIVHEDSPLKKAQLGYVKLGDGPFYVFYTPFHLPHIQIASTIGRAAIHHDPTVAPIEGPVCEVVAVAKRDLKAGERLDGIGGFCTYGLIDNTAAARGMAALPISLSEDCVLRRDVAKDEALSFDDVDEPTRGVVDGLWREQMARWPQARRAAER